A single region of the Gossypium arboreum isolate Shixiya-1 chromosome 12, ASM2569848v2, whole genome shotgun sequence genome encodes:
- the LOC108479296 gene encoding uncharacterized protein LOC108479296 has translation MMNQHDISFQSAAIASSSEMIPMGGYFAPPPMNFSGNSSIFTTSPALIEPGNSSGSSLIDSVAGFTHDTGLAVEWSVDEQYLLKEGLEKYKKEPNIMKYIKIAATLPDKTVRDVALRSRWMQRKRRKPEELNAGKRVNNRKDKLVESSSKMNMPSALPQNTASYPLTVHPLDQNGRIPSEGIFGTTMDLLKQNSQVLSQITSNLSAYRLQDNVDLFCHAKNNITAMLKDMRDMPGLMSHMLPLPVSVNEDLANSMLCSATQATILGINLKQEPRC, from the exons ATGATGAATCAACACGACATATCTTTCCAATCAGCTGCTATTGCCAGTAGTTCCGAGATGATTCCGATGGGTGGTTACTTTGCACCTCCCCCCATGAATTTCTCTGGGAATTCCAGTATTTTTACTACCTCCCCTGCTTTAATCGAACCTGGGAACTCTTCTGGCTCTTCCCTTATTGACTCAGTCGCAGGGTTCACGCATGATACAGGGTTGGCTGTCGAATGGTCCGTTGACGAGCAGTACTTATTGAAGGAGGGCCTTGAAAA ATATAAAAAGGAACCAAATATTATGAAGTACATAAAGATTGCGGCTACATTGCCTGATAAAACTGTACGTGATGTTGCATTGAGGAGTAGGTGGATGCAA AGAAAGCGAAGGAAACCTGAAGAACTTAATGCGGGTAAAAGGGTTAACAATAGGAAG GATAAGCTGGTGGAATCATCTTCAAAGATGAATATGCCTTCAGCTTTGCCACAAAACACGGCTTCATATCCTCTCACAGTGCACCCTCTAGACCAGAATGGGAGAATACCTTCTGAAG GAATATTTGGTACAACTATGGATCTTCTGAAGCAAAATTCTCAAGTACTTAGTCAAATCACATCCAACCTTTCTGCATACAGG TTACAGGATAACGTTGATCTCTTTTGTCATGCAAAGAACAATATTACCGCCATGCTAAAAGA CATGAGAGATATGCCGGGTTTAATGAGCCATATGCTGCCATTGCCTGTGTCTGTTAATGAGGATTTAGCAAATAGCATGTTGTGTAGTGCAACTCAG GCAACGATTCTCGGGATCAATCTCAAGCAGGAGCCAAGGTGCTGA
- the LOC108479295 gene encoding inactive leucine-rich repeat receptor-like serine/threonine-protein kinase At1g60630 gives MEPIVSRYCFLFFSIFISLLSLIPLVRSGDAGALLTLKSSIDPFNSLPWKGTNVCAWEGIKECMNGRVTKLVLEHLSLSGPLDEQSLNQLDQLRVLSFKNNSLSGQIPDLSGLLNLKSLYLNDNNFTGEFPESITSLHRLKTIVLSGNQITGQIPASLLKLKRLYTLYLQDNSFNGTLPALNQTSLRFFNVSNNQLHGQIPVTPALVRFNLSSFSGNIDLCGEQIGNPCRTINLGPAMSPVYPNSSSNPTSKKHSRLIKIVIVSCIGGLALLLISVFLVRFISKRRRGKGKENDVKSKGVVSVEGVEGGGEALDGGGGGGSGGMRGNNSGKQGGFWEAEGLGSLVFLGTGDQQMNYSLEDLLKASAETLGRGTMGSTYKAVMESGFIVTVKRLKDARYPRLEEFKRHVDLIGRLRHPNLVPLRAYFQAKEERLLVYDYFPNGSLFSLIHGTRTCGGGKPLHWTSCLKIAEDLATGLLYIHQNPGLTHGNLKSSNVLLGPDFESCLTDYGLTIFRDPDSVEEPGAATFFYRAPECRDIRKSSTQPADVYSFGVLLLELLTGKTPFQDLVQEHGSDIPRWVKSVREEETESGDDPNSGNEASEGKLQALLNIAMACVAIAPDNRPAMREVLKMIRDVRAEAQVSSNSSDHSPGRWSDTVQSLPRDEHLSI, from the exons ATGGAACCCATTGTTTCAAGGTACtgctttcttttcttctccatcTTCATCTCTCTCCTTTCTCTTATTCCACTTGTCAGATCAGGGGATGCGGGGGCGCTTTTAACCCTGAAATCATCCATCGACCCTTTCAACTCATTGCCATGGAAAGGAACCAATGTGTGTGCATGGGAAGGAATCAAGGAATGCATGAATGGAAgagttacaaaacttgttttAGAACACCTAAGCTTGAGTGGCCCTTTAGATGAACAAAGCTTGAACCAGTTAGATCAACTTCGGGTTCTGAGTTTCAAAAACAACTCCCTTTCAGGTCAAATACCTGACCTTTCTGGCCTACTCAACCTCAAATCACTTTATCTCAACGACAACAACTTCACCGGTGAATTCCCAGAGTCCATTACAAGCTTACATCGTTTGAAAACCATAGTTCTGTCTGGAAATCAAATCACTGGTCAGATTCCTGCTTCTTTACTCAAGCTCAAACGATTGTACACTCTTTACTTACAAGACAATAGCTTCAATGGTACACTCCCAGCTTTGAACCAAACCAGTCTTAGATTCTTCAATGTTTCAAATAACCAACTCCATGGTCAAATCCCTGTAACCCCAGCTCTGGTTCGGTTCAACCTGTCTTCATTTTCTGGTAATATCGATCTTTGCGGCGAACAGATTGGAAACCCATGTCGAACGATCAATTTGGGGCCAGCAATGAGTCCAGTTTATCCCAATTCGAGTTCAAATCCCACATCGAAAAAACATAGCAGGTTGATCAAGATCGTAATAGTAAGTTGTATAGGTGGGTTAGCGCTGCTACTTATCAGTGTGTTTTTGGTGCGTTTTATTAGCAAAAGGAGGCGAGGAAAGGGTAAGGAAAATGATGTTAAAAGCAAAGGAGTTGTTAGCGTTGAAGGGGTTGAAGGAGGAGGGGAGGCGTTGGATGGCGGCGGCGGCGGAGGGAGTGGTGGCATGAGAGGTAATAATAGTGGGAAACAAGGGGGGTTTTGGGAGGCAGAGGGTCTAGGGAGTCTGGTGTTCTTAGGAACAGGTGATCAGCAAATGAATTACAGCTTAGAGGATTTGCTGAAGGCATCGGCGGAGACATTGGGGAGGGGTACGATGGGGAGTACGTATAAAGCGGTGATGGAATCAGGGTTCATCGTGACCGTCAAAAGGTTGAAAGATGCGAGATATCCAAGGTTAGAGGAGTTCAAGCGACACGTGGATTTGATAGGACGGCTCAGGCACCCAAACTTGGTCCCACTTAGAGCTTATTTCCAAGCCAAAGAAGAACGCTTGCTCGTATACGACTATTTCCCCAATGGAAGCCTCTTCTCTCTTATTCACG GAACAAGAACTTGTGGTGGTGGAAAGCCTCTTCACTGGACATCATGTCTGAAAATAGCCGAGGACTTGGCTACTGGACTGCTTTATATTCACCAAAATCCAGGCTTAACTCATGGAAATCTCAAATCATCTAATGTGTTGTTAGGTCCTGATTTTGAATCTTGCCTCACTGATTACGGTCTCACTATATTCCGAGACCCAGATTCAGTCGAAGAACCTGGTGCTGCTACATTTTTCTACAGGGCACCTGAGTGCCGGGACATCCGGAAATCATCGACTCAACCGGCTGATGTTTACAGCTTCGGTGTTCTTCTCTTGGAGCTCTTAACAGGCAAAACTCCATTCCAAGACCTTGTTCAGGAGCACGGTTCGGACATCCCTAGATGGGTAAAATCAGTCCGGGAAGAAGAAACCGAGTCTGGCGATGATCCTAATTCGGGTAATGAAGCATCCGAAGGGAAGCTTCAAGCTCTTTTGAACATTGCAATGGCTTGTGTTGCTATTGCACCGGATAACCGGCCTGCAATGAGAGAAGTTTTGAAGATGATTAGAGATGTGAGGGCCGAGGCTCAAGTATCGTCAAACAGTAGCGATCATTCGCCAGGACGATGGTCTGACACGGTTCAGAGTTTGCCTAGAGATGaacatctaagcatataa